Below is a genomic region from Medicago truncatula cultivar Jemalong A17 chromosome 3, MtrunA17r5.0-ANR, whole genome shotgun sequence.
tattatatttattatattgtaggtataatttaaaaagataaacatgttCATACCATTTGAAATCAGAACATACCATTTGAAATCAGAAACATCGAcgtataattttaatcaaaatttaactaatttcataaaaaatattgttcatgtATAAATTCGTTAGCACAACAAAAAGAACAGATAGACAGTGACATGGAGTGTCCATCtgaacttttctttttaatatagaGTGCCTGAATACTAGTGTGTGTAATCGAaaattttgattctttttttaaataaaccgatattaaattatgtaaaaaaattatcaaatagtttatataaatggccaaattgaaaataaattaaaaaagccACATCAAGATTTTGTATCCCCTCGATATATACTAGCATCAATCTTACCGTTTTTATATTAAGTTTAACTGTATTCTTATTTTATCGTATgtgttataaattttataatgtatCACAATATACTAAAAAGATTTAACTCGTATTGGGTGTATTGTAGTAGAATTGTTCTTATTATAACTAGTGAAAAGACGGACACTCACCTGTCTTTCTGTTCTTTTTATTGTATCAACGTTagaaaattatgaatatattttttttatgaaatttcaattttgattaaaactaaaaatataaatatttgttgcttgcaaattataacaaacaacaatatttattatagacaccaacataattaaaaaatataatctaattttttttaatgacaccaacaacaatatttattatagaaaaagttgctTAAGGGTACAATTGAGATAATGaacaagtaagtataaatatattcatctggtttgttacactttttaaatgataaaggaaaaaaatcaaacattttttttttttgacaaaaaatcaaacatatatatattcatatcgtgtttgttacatttgttttaatatttaaatttattcttatattcgttacatgtgttatttgtattgaaaattgagggtatttttggaaagaaaaaatcaacctaaaaatgctgaaaggggtagttttctttatatattgtaTAGATAAAATATAACAGAATTTTTTTcttgagtaaaaaaattaattaaagatttaagtaatattatacaaaatggtgggacatacattgatttcatccaataaataAGTGATCTAATAAATAAGTGAGTGCTAGAGAGAGTGTAGAAAAGTGAGTGTTGTTAGCATTCCTcgtaaattttttatgaaaagccATTTGAAATGACTTCTTACTTtagatattttttgaaaatttatcataaaaaaaataaatataagacatacatatatatatatatatatatatatatatatatatatattgaaatgaaaaattatcAGATTTTGTTACCAGTGTGATTGAGCAGTCTTTTGGTTGATCCTCAGAAACCAATACAATTTTAGTACTTGTGCTCCCTTTCAATTTGTATCCATAACAACATATTTGACTCCAAGAGAATGTATTAGATTTGACTGGCTCCAATTCTGATTGTGGCTTGGAAATGGAATCAGATGACCCTTTAATGGATGAAGGCTCTGGAAATATGTAAATGAAATTTGGCACATCATCAAGCTTCAATTCTTTTAGTGAAGGGAGTTGAACATCTTGGTGTTGGCCAAATATGTATTTCAGTTTGTGACAACCATATATTGTGATCTTTTCTAGTAACAAAAAGTCTCGAGCAGAGTAACATGGAAGTACAAATTGTAATTGGTGACACCAGTCAATTATGACAACTTTCAGATTTGGAAACATTGAGTTGCAAATTTTGTTGTTATCATTATCACCATCAACTATTTCTTCACATTCAATTGTAATTATGCTTTCCAATTTCTCacaattaaatattatcaattcCTCCAACAGCAGCAGGCCTCGAGAAGTTGACAAATCAAAAACAGAAACCAACATAGAACATGATCTTAAGGTCACATTCTTTAGATTGGAGAAGACACTTGGTACTTGAGAATTTATATGTTTAGTGTCTACCAGGCACTGTACTTGATCACAATTGTCCAAATAAAGTTTAATTAGATCATTCATACCATTATCTATAGAAACAATCCCAGGCATGAGATTTCTCCATCCCTTGTCGGTTCCTTCCAAATGAAGAAGCTCTGTTGTTTCCATCACATACTTAAATGTTGCTTCTGAGAAATAATCCCATGTCAAAGACACACCTCTTGATATTGTATCTTTCATCTTATAATGATAAACGGTGACATCGTTGAGACGATACCTTTGCAATGTTGGTAAGGTTATTTCCTTACAAGAATCATTGAAACTATTCAAGAAGTACAATTCTTCAAGTGATGGGCATCTTTGGATAACTTCAAATGGGttattatttctaattttacattttttcaaCTCCAACAATCTAAAATTCTCCAGTTTTTCAATTTCACGAGGAAGTTCATCAATTGCACAATGAGTCAATTCAAGTGTCTCAAGACCTTGCAGGCCTCCAATTGCAGAAATGTCACCcaaatcaaatttttcaaatgatAGAGAACGTATATTCGACAATGGCTTTATTGATTGTGGTAATGATAGACGATGATGGTAATCATGGTACTGATAAGGAGTATGGCGTGATAAATTCAAAACACGAAGCCTTGGAATATTTTCAAAGAATGAAATGGGGATGTGCACAATGTCCTTTATATGCATGTTGCCAATTAGAAACTCAAGTTTAGAACCGTCAAACTTAGATGCAAATAAATCCCTAAGATTTCCTTCGCAtatcaaatatttgatattCTTATCCCTTTCAACCTGtgacttttgatttttgttggaaaaattTACTATGTTCATCTCATTGTTTGCTATCAATTGAGCTACTTCACGAACCAAGTCATGCATTTTCACATATCCTTCCTCTGTCTCCAACAATAAACATGAATCTAAGAGTTTATTTTTTGATGCAGCTGCTTGAGTTCGAGCATCTTTGTAACTACCATAATCATCCCCAAAAAGGCCAACTCCTATGCCAAGCCTGGTTAGAACTTCTGTTGAAATTTCTGCATCTTCTGGGAATGTAGAACATAAGAGGAAAAGTCCCTCGGCATTTTTATCCTTCAGAAAGTCATAGCTAAACTTCAAACATTTATAAATATCAACCAAATCATCACCAATACCGCCCACGGACACAGGCTTCTGTAAGGTCTTTAATGAAATGTCCCACTCTTCACGGCGTTTTTGTCCCTTCAAACTGCTAGCAACAGTAGCAATTGCAACTGGTAGTCTTTTGCATTCAGTTGCAATTTTACGTCCCTTCTTGAGGATACCTTGGGACGAATTATCAGTTAGATTGGCATGCAATTTGAACATACTCCATGCCTCTTCTTCATTCAAGAGATCTAGTTGAATTGTCTTTTCACATACCATTTGGTTGCAAACCCTCAGATTGCGTGTGGTTACAAGTACTTTGCATCCTTTGTGATTATCACTCTTTGGAATCCCTATGTCATCAAAATTGAGATTTCCCCACACATTATCCAATATCAGCAGAATTTTCTCACCATTGGTTAATCTGCTCCACAACTTTTTAGGTCGGTCTGATTCACTGATGTCCTCCCATTTCAATCCTAAGGGCCCGACAATATCATCTTGAATCTTTTTTATATCAGGTGTAAATGACACTGTGGTATCGATAACATGATTGAATTGCTTTGATGTCTTAAGTTGTTTACCCACTTCTTTTGCCAATGTAGTTTTTCCTGTGCCCCCCATTCCTTGCAATCTAGTTATATAATTGCTGTCATCTCTTAGTGCATCCAAAAGCTCTTCGTATTTCAACTTTCTGCTTTCAAAAGAAATGTAATATTGAGAAGAATAACGCTTAACACCTGGAAGATGACGATCAAGttcaacattttcaaatttctcttCCATTAGTTTTCTAATCTCCTTTGTCTTTGTCGACAAGTCTTCTCCTCTTTTATATCTCCATATACAATCAGGACAAAATCCAAGAAAGCATCTCTGGTTTGTCTTGGTGTTCTCTTGAATGAGCTTGTTAGCCTGTTCTTCCCATAACCGAGCATTAGTTTTGATACCTTTTCCTTTATTGGCAGCCACTTGAAACTTTTCCCTCATAGTTGCCCTTCCTGCTTCCATCTTATCCTTTTCTTCATTGAATTCTTTAAGAATGCATGTGAAGCAAAATATATTGCGTGACTTTTCTATTGCCTTGTTTAGCACTTTCTCCGTAAGTGTCTTCCCCAACTCTGTCATGAAACACTCCATCTAAATCAATGTCAACATAATAAAGTTAGCAATACAAAAACTATATTTGGCTTCTTAAATACACAATACACAATATAAAGTTTTTATTCGATTTAGTTCAACGGGTAACAAATATATCCcctacaaaaacaaatatatgatTAAAGGCAAGAATACCAGAATAAATAAAGGTAAATATAcctaactaaaaaaatttactaCGTAAGAACAATTTTGGAGGGTTTTTTGtcctaataataaaaaatatcacaattttAAGGTGTTTTTATCGctcaaatacttttttttaacccTTTTACAATTTTCCATGAGGATAAATTTGTAGAAATATCCAAAAAACTTACAACAATCAATGGTTGCATcaaaattttttgattttttcccttaagagaaatgaaaaaataaaatgtgtttacgaaaaaaataaaagttttcaaATATCAGTATATCAAATTTAGTTTTAATATCAATTTATAGTTTTTAGAAGGTACTATGCTAtctgattatgttgttgttgcttccTCCGAAATTGGCCAAGAAGATATGAGTCAAAGGGGGATGAAAATTTTGGATAAAGATGATCTTCTTTGTGGGCACAAGATAAAGGATTTTGGGTTCTGTGAACATTGTGATTTTGAGAAACTTTATCGCAACAAGTTTCCTAAAGCAATTCAATGAACGAATGGCACACTAGATTACATCCACACTGATTATTGGGGGCCTTCACGTGAGGAGTCTTTGGGGGGTCACATGTACTTTATGTcgttgattgatgattattcaaGGATGATATGGATATTCATAATGAAGCATAAGAGTGATGCTTTCAAGAACTTCAAGTAGTGGAAGACATTAATGGAGAATCAAACTGGAAGGAGGTCAAGATGCTACAAAATGATAATGGTTTTGAATTATGTTGGTCtaagtttaataatttttgCAAGACTAAGGGGATTGTCAAACATCATACAATTAGGAATACACCTCAGCAGAATGGTGTAACAAAACGTATGAATTAGACACTTCTGAAGAGAGCTCGGTGCATCCTCTCGAATACTTGGTTAACAAAAACGTTTTGGGCGGAAGCAATTAACATATAATGCTATCTGATAAATTTGTGACCTCACAcacgtatatatatatatatatatatatatgaaaactcCTTATGATTTGTGGTCTAGGAAATATGCTAATTACTCTAATTTGAGGGTTTCACGGTCTACTATCATGTCAATGAGGGGAAGTTGGAGCCAAGAACGAAAAAGGGAGTATTTGTATGGGATGGTGTGAAAGGATATAGGATCAGGTCCCCATCTGAGAGGAGAGTTATTGTAAGTAGAAATGTTGTCTTTGATGAAAATTCCATGTGTCCATCCAACTGTGAAGTTCCTTTCGGAAGACTATGATGTTGAGAAGAAGGTGGAGTTGAGAGAAAATGAGGCTACTTGTGAAGCAGAGGAGGGATTACCTCAGTCAAATTCAGAGGCAGAAGCATCAGTTGTTCCATTATCACCAAGGGAACATCACAATATAGCTTTTAGTCGTCCTAAAAGATCTAATTTTGTGGTACCTCCTACAAGGTATGACTATGAGGACATGGTTGCATATGCTTTACAAGTTGCAAAGGAAGTGGATCCTCATGAGCCATCCACCTACAAGGAAGTTGTTACTGGTACTGAATTTGTCCAATGGCTTGCTACCATGGGAGATGATATGAAGTCACTCGAGAATAATCAAACTTGGGAGTTTGCTAGAAGACTCCTAGGGAGAAAGGTAGTGACCTGTAAATGGTTGTTCAAGAAGAAGGAAGGGTTGTCATCAGCTGAGGGGATCAAGTATAAAGCTCGGTTAGTTGCTAAAGCTTTCAGTCAGAAAAAGGGAATTCTCTATAATGAGATATTCTCACCAATAGTCAGACACATTTCCATCAGGGGGCTACTTGTTATAGTTGCACATCAGGACTTGGAGCTTGAACTACTAGATGTGAAAACTACTTTCTTACATGGAGAGTTTTAAGATGAGATATACATGGCTCGGCAATGTGGTTTTTAGGAACCTGCAAAAGAGGATTATGTTTGCGAGTTTAAGAAGTCCTTATAATGATTGAAACAGTCTCCAAGGCAGAGGTATAAGCGGTTCGATAGCTAAATGATCAAGAATGGCTATTCGAGGAATCTATATGACAGTTGTGTCTACTACAACAACCTCAAAAATGGTTCATTCATCAATTTGTTGTTGTACGTAGATGACATCTTCCTAGCGTTGTCTTTTAGAGAGCCAAGATATAAGATTACCACCAAGGTAGATGATGTAGGCAGATGTTGATGTATGATCATCAAGGTTACCGGCCCAATCTGCATCACTGAATGCATGTAGTTGACTGTGTTGAGGTTTCTTAAGACTTAGGCCATGATTGATAATAAGCTTTAAGTACCTCAAAATTCGTTTGAGTTGTTGAAGATGCAGTTCAATAGGTTGGTGCATGAACTGAGACAATTTGTTGACAGCAAAGGAGAGGTCGGGGAGAGTTATTGTGAGATATTGGAGGCCACCAATGATACTATGGAACTGTTGTGCATCTACTGCTGCTGAACCATCCAAGAGCTTTAATGGTGTAGAAGTGCACAAAGGAGTGGCTACTGGTTTTGCCTCAGCCATTTTGAATTTAAGTAACAGTTCTCTAATATGACCATGTTGGGAGAGAAGAATTCCGTCCTTTGTGGGAAccaattcaacacccaaaaaaTAATGCGGAAAACCAAGATTTTTTATAGAGAACCTAGTGGAGAGTTCATTGATGAATATGTTGAGAAATTGTGTTTGGCTACCTGTCACTAtgatatcatcaacatacactAATAAAATGCTTGAACATCATCCTTGTTGTAAGTGAAGAGAGATGAGTCACTTAGGCTAGTGGTAAACCCATAGGAAATAACGAAGGATTTGTGTGCATCATGCCATGCTCGAGGAGTCTGCCTTAATCCATATATAGCCTTCTTGAGTTTGCAAACATGATTAGGAAATTCAGAATGAATGAAACCAGGTGGTTGTTCCATGAAAACATTTTCCGTGAGATTACCTTGAAGAAAGGCATTGTTGACATCCAATTGATGCATGGACCAACCATAAGTAAGTGCTAAAGTGATGACCACCTTAATAGTTTGAGGTTTGACAACAGGGACAAATGTTTCCTTAAAATCAATTCCTGGAGTTTGAGTATAACCTTTAGCCACTAACCGAGCTTTATAGCGAGCAATAGTACCATTCGGGTTTCTCTTGATTCTAAATAACCACTTGCATCCGACCAAATTATTTGTTGTGTCTATTGGAACTAGTGTCCATGTACCATTTTTAAGTAAAGCATCAAATTCTTCAGAACATGCCTTCCTCCAATGAGGAATTTTGAGTGCTTGTGTCACAGTGGATGGTTCAAGATTTTCTTGTAGCTCATGTTTGGTGACAGTAAATAATTTCTTgggtttaaaaatattattttgagacCTAGTAACCACATGGTACCTGCCACTTTGGTTAGGGACATGTAAAGGAGGTAAAGGTTGTGAGGGAGAATTATTACCTGATGATGATGTTGAGAGGGACTCAAGAAGGGGCTGTTGTTCTTCTGCAGGAACCAGTGCTTCCATAGGTGGATTAGGTGATGTTTCAGATGGGTGGCTAGACAGTGTTGGTGTAGGAACAGAATTATGGGAATTGGAAATAATTGTGTGTAGTGTGGGATCAATGGGAGGTATATAGTTCTGTGGTAGAGAAGGAGTGACTAGGGATTTGTATGGAAATGAATCTTCAATAAATCGAACATGCCTGGAAGTGTATATACGATTTGATATTGGTTCAAGAAAAAGTTAGGCATGTTGTGACTTGGAGTATCCGAGAAAAATGCAAGGAAATGATCGATTTTGGAGTTTATTTTTGGTGTATGGTTTTAGCTAGGGAAAACATAAACAACCAAATGAATGAAGCTTAGTGTAATCCGGATTTTCATTAAACAACACTTCATGAGGGGATTTCATTTTCAAGTTTGGTGTAGGCATTATGTTGATGAGGTATGTGGCGGTTTAAAAGGCAAAGCTCCAAAATGGAGCAGGAAGTTGGGCATGGTGAAGTAAGGCTCTTCCCGTTTCTACTATGTGTATGTGCCTTCTTTCAGAGGTGTCATTAACCTCTGGAGTGTGTGGTGGTGTGGTTAGATATGAGATACCATGTGTGGCCAAAAAACTTTTTAGTTTGATAAATTCACCCCCATTGTCTGAAAATAATGTGATGATTggtaaattgaaatatttctcAACTATGGACTTGAATTGAATAAAGATAGAAAACACATCTGATTTATATTTCATAGGGTACAACCATACATATTTGGAAAAGTGATCAACAAAAACTAAGTAGTAAGAATAACCATCTAAAGATCTAACGGGCGACAGTCCCCATACATCTGAATAAATAAGCTCTAAGGGTCTGCTACTATTTAGATGATGATTGGAGAATGGAAGTTTGTGACTTTTGGCACAGTGGCAGGAGCTACACTCATGAGATGATGGAGGACTTATTGGAATATGATGACTGCTAACCAGATGCTTCATTATTTTGGAAGATGGATGACCAAGTTTGTGGTGCCATGTGGAAGTAGATTGGATGCTGGAAGTGAATGCCTTATGAGTTGATGGGATGGTGAGTGAGGTAGGCAGGTGGTAGAGGTCTTGTTTAACTGGTCCTTGTAGCAGAACCTGCCCCGATGTCAAGTCCTTCACCACAAAACAAtcagaaaaaaattcaacagaACAATGGTTAGATTTACACAGCTTTGAAACTGAAAGAAGatttgatgttatttttggcACTGTTAGAACTTTATGCAAATGCAGAGGTTTAGAAGGTGTTTTAATTGATGCAGTTCCAATATGAGATATATTCAAACTTGTGCCATCTCCTACAACAAGTTGATCTGCACCCGGATAAGGATTTGAAAGAGTTAGTTGTTGCAGATCCTAAGTAACATGATGGGATGCTTCTGTGTCCATGATCCAACTTGCATTTGACCCACCAGGATGATGTATAGCAGTGTTGGCAGAAGTTCTTCCTCCTGGTTGCTTAGGGTATCCTCTTATTTTGTAGCACTTTCTTGCAGTGTGACCTGATTTGTTGCAGAATTGGCAAACCACTATGTTGTCAACAGCCGGAGTAGGCTGGTAAGGTGTGCGAGATCCTTGTTGTTTGTGATTTGGCGAGGGTTGTACCCCTCTATAGTGGTTTGCAGCATTGGTTGTGGCAACAATAGGATCTGATTGTGCCAAATTATCGCGATGTAGGATGATTTCAAAATCCATGAGTTTTTCATGTAGTTGAGCGAAATCAACTGGAGTTTCCCTACTGCGCAAAGCTGTAGAGATCTCACGATAATCTGCACTCAAACCATTGAGAGTGTGGATGACCAAATCAGTGTCATCTAGTGGATGGTTAATGATTGAAAGCTCATCAGAAATGGCTTTGATTACTTGAAGGTAGTTTGCCATAGTTTTTGTTCCTTTTGTGAATGTGGAGATTTTCTGCTTGAGTGCCATTATGCGGACACGGGACCGGCCAACATACATGGTTTGGAGAGTGTCCCAAGCTTCTTTGGAGGTTTTAATTGTGCCAAGGTGAGTGACAACAGTTGCAGCTACTGACGATACAACACCATGAAGGATAAGTTGGTCTTGTCTTACCCGATGAGTGTATGCAGGGTTGATTTTGGAGGTTTCATTCTCCAACATTTTAGATGGACACAAGTTAGTGCCATCTACATAGCCCAACAGGTCAAATCCTGTGAGAAGGGCGAAAAATTGGATGTGCCAAGCTGGATAGTTGTCGCCATCCAGCTTGATGTAAAGCTGAGATCCAGCATTTAGAACAACAAGTTTGTTTTCTGTTGTTGAGACAATGGTGGGTATGGCAGAGGTTTCATGAGTTTCAGAGTTTTCAGAGGTCGCGGAAGACATTGTGGatctgagaaaaaaaaaaagtttactaTTTAAGCTGATGCTCTGGTTACCATAAAAGGTTGAAGAATAACTTGATTATTTCATTGATATTGCAACCTTTAAATAGCTGAAGGTATAGACATAacaatgaatgaaattaaatgtacaataatTTACAATGAAGGCATATTTGCTAAATAAGACAGAAagtaaacaacaacaatgatgTTGTGATTTTGTCAACTGTCATGATTCAATTTTCTGATATATGACAGCTTTAAGTTTACTTTGGACAGCTTAATGTATTTCCTTAATAAAGAGCTACTCAGTACATAATTTGAATGAAGGATTTGGATGCTACTAAGAAAACTCAAGGAATGGATATCTACAGGGATATAAGACCGAAGAAGCTTTTCTTATAAGAATTGTATGATATTAACACGATGaacaatataaataataaataaatatcaacaatagTCTACTTTAAGTTTGAGGTATATTGATCAAACTATTGTGGGGGAAAATCTTGTTACTATAAAATGTATTGCATATATTGAAACGAGTTGGCGGTGAATCAAAGTGGGTAGAAGTCGTATGATAATTTTGTTCATGGTTATgatggataaaaataaaattatactatataaaaagaaaacaatcacTTTCATCTCTTTTGGTCTggctttttctttataaaaatgcccttaaacaaatagataagaataaatttaaatattaaaaaaatataacaaacacgatatgaatatatatatatatatatatatatatatatatgtctgattttttttctttatcattcaAAAAGTGTAATAAAGGATGAGTATAtatatacttacttttttattatcccaattatattcttaaacaacttttttctataaaaagatCATTGTTggtgccattaaaaaaaaagaatttagattatattttttgttacattattggtatcattaaaataaataatcatgattagtttggtttgttataacttgaaagcaacaatatttatatttttcgttttaattcaaatcaaaatttcatacgTGAGTGCCCATCTTTTCGCTAGTTGTTAATAATGGAATCGTCTAGTAGTCTGCAAGATTTTCAATGGGCACTAGGCTATTCGTTTCCAGTTGAATCAATCAAAATTGAGAAATGTGAAACATATTGGTTCGGTTGGTCGattcattgaaattgaaaactgaaaattgaGAACCGAACTAATTTATGTCAGTttcctttgatttttttaacagcaaaatttattaataaccaAGTCCCTGTACAAGACGAACTGAGACCGACAAGACAAAAATTACAAAGCAAAAGGCACTATATATAGACGGAACACCCAAAATAAGAATACATACACTGTACTTCTTAAACATGAATAGAAATCAAACCTCCAAGACCGATCTAATCCCTtagatttgatttggtttttgaactgaatcaaaaaaaatcagataatatttagtttgattttgtttttcagtTTAATCGATGTTGTATGAACTTGTTATGCTCCTAATGCTACATCTAATTATGTTTTCTCTTGGCTCATTTTTTGATAATCTACGCCATAATTACCCTCCACCCGAATAAaggaattttgatattttaaggcaaaaatatatatttaatagtaGTATTAAAACGAATAATG
It encodes:
- the LOC25490627 gene encoding disease resistance protein At4g27190; amino-acid sequence: MECFMTELGKTLTEKVLNKAIEKSRNIFCFTCILKEFNEEKDKMEAGRATMREKFQVAANKGKGIKTNARLWEEQANKLIQENTKTNQRCFLGFCPDCIWRYKRGEDLSTKTKEIRKLMEEKFENVELDRHLPGVKRYSSQYYISFESRKLKYEELLDALRDDSNYITRLQGMGGTGKTTLAKEVGKQLKTSKQFNHVIDTTVSFTPDIKKIQDDIVGPLGLKWEDISESDRPKKLWSRLTNGEKILLILDNVWGNLNFDDIGIPKSDNHKGCKVLVTTRNLRVCNQMVCEKTIQLDLLNEEEAWSMFKLHANLTDNSSQGILKKGRKIATECKRLPVAIATVASSLKGQKRREEWDISLKTLQKPVSVGGIGDDLVDIYKCLKFSYDFLKDKNAEGLFLLCSTFPEDAEISTEVLTRLGIGVGLFGDDYGSYKDARTQAAASKNKLLDSCLLLETEEGYVKMHDLVREVAQLIANNEMNIVNFSNKNQKSQVERDKNIKYLICEGNLRDLFASKFDGSKLEFLIGNMHIKDIVHIPISFFENIPRLRVLNLSRHTPYQYHDYHHRLSLPQSIKPLSNIRSLSFEKFDLGDISAIGGLQGLETLELTHCAIDELPREIEKLENFRLLELKKCKIRNNNPFEVIQRCPSLEELYFLNSFNDSCKEITLPTLQRYRLNDVTVYHYKMKDTISRGVSLTWDYFSEATFKYVMETTELLHLEGTDKGWRNLMPGIVSIDNGMNDLIKLYLDNCDQVQCLVDTKHINSQVPSVFSNLKNVTLRSCSMLVSVFDLSTSRGLLLLEELIIFNCEKLESIITIECEEIVDGDNDNNKICNSMFPNLKVVIIDWCHQLQFVLPCYSARDFLLLEKITIYGCHKLKYIFGQHQDVQLPSLKELKLDDVPNFIYIFPEPSSIKGSSDSISKPQSELEPVKSNTFSWSQICCYGYKLKGSTSTKIVLVSEDQPKDCSITLESSSYILTYGNVLNVFQLQCYHISCAILKR